From the genome of Kryptolebias marmoratus isolate JLee-2015 linkage group LG19, ASM164957v2, whole genome shotgun sequence, one region includes:
- the LOC108246519 gene encoding endoribonuclease ZC3H12A: MDQQQHIKVERFLKLGYSHGDIVRVLESLHHDAQTNDILEELIKTCHTRAHGNTSVPTSPQLVPRGCSPGPNRPRAGPEREHHADFRPVVIDGSNVAMSHGDKKVFSCHGLQLAVKWFWDKGLRDITVFVPLWRKEQPRPEASITDQHILHELESRKILVYTPSRFVNGKRVVCYDDRYIVRLAVDLDGIIVSNDNYRDLQTENSQWKKFIEERLLMYTFANDKFMPPDDPLGRNGPTIDDFLRKKPWTPDNRQQHCPYGKKCTYGLKCKFYHPERVNQSQLSVADELRALGDRAKNLSPATYPQEYRYTSSTPPPPSREEQSHRTSPSDPSICQRGQTNISNPYYPSSDGDEAFSSMESSMSRLYIQDMPYSMEPPLTSYSSGLGSYLVSSSHGGSSLRVCQSGPAFFSHQSGSCECRCGHQKIRMPANHHHPAWSSCPTVPPYNRDQPAHFTETQHFRPPANRHSLSRDQRNDLMSQLSTLYPKSMVEQVLIENPHTSDMLELTQLLQSYRTSMSY; the protein is encoded by the exons ATGGACCAGCAGCAGCACATCAAAGTGGAACGGTTTCTCAAACTGGGCTACTCTCACGGTGACATTGTGAGGGTGCTGGAGAGCCTCCACCACGACGCCCAGACCAACGACATTCTGGAGGAGCTGATCAAAACCTGCCACACCCGCGCCCACGGCAACACCAGCGTCCCCACCAGCCCCCAGCTGGTGCCCCGAGGCTGCAGCCCCGGCCCCAACAGGCCCAGAGCCGGACCTGAGCGAGAGCATCACGCCGACTTCAGACCTGTGGTGATAGATGGAAGCAACGTGGCCATGAG CCATGGCGACAAGAAGGTGTTTTCATGCCATGGCCTCCAGCTGGCGGTGAAGTGGTTCTGGGACAAAGGGCTGCGTGACATCACGGTGTTTGTTCCCCTGTGGAGGAAGGAGCAGCCGCGGCCTGAAGCATCAATCACAG ACCAACATATTCTCCACGAACTGGAGAGTAGGAAGATCCTGGTGTACACACCGTCCCGCTTTGTCAACGGGAAACGGGTCGTGTGTTATGATGACCGGTACATCGTCAGGCTGGCGGTGGATCTGGACGGTATTATTGTCTCCAATGACAACTACCGTGACCTACAGACAGAGAATTCTCAGTGGAAGAAGTTCATCGAGGAGAGGCTCCTCATGTACACGTTCGCCAATGACAA gttCATGCCTCCAGACGATCCTCTTGGTAGAAATGGTCCCACTATTGATGACTTTCTGAGGAAAAAGCCGTGGACCCCAGACAACAGGCAGCAGCACTGTCCATACG GGAAGAAATGTACCTATGGATTAAAGTGCAAGTTCTACCATCCAGAGAGGGTCAACCAATCGCAGCTATCCGTGGCTGATGAACTGAGGGCTCTCGGGGACAGAGCCAAGAACCTGTCACCTGCCACATATCCTCAGGAGTACAGATACACCTCGTCCACGCCGCCGcctcccagcagagaggagcagtCCCACAGAACCTCACCCAGTGACCCGTCCATCTGTCAGAGAGGCCAAACCAACATCAGTAACCCTTACTACCCGAGCTCAGACGGAGATGAGGCCTTTAGCTCAATGGAGAGCTCCATGTCCCGGCTCTACATCCAGGACATGCCCTACAGCATGGAGCCCCCTCTGACCAGCTACAGCAGCGGGCTGGGCAGCTACCTGGTGTCTAGCTCACACGGTGGGAGCAGCCTGAGGGTCTGTCAGAGCGGACCAGCCTTTTTCTCCCATCAGAGCGGCTCCTGTGAGTGTAGGTGTGGCCACCAGAAGATCCGGATGCCTGCCAACCACCACCACCCGGCGTGGAGCTCCTGCCCCACTGTGCCTCCGTACAACAGGGACCAGCCCGCTCATTTCACAGAGACGCAGCACTTCAGACCGcctgctaacagacacagctTGTCCCGGGACCAGAGGAACGATCTGATGAGCCAGCTGAGCACCCTATACCCAAAAAGCATGGTGGAGCAGGTCCTGATTGAGAACCCTCACACCTCAGACATGTTGGAACTGACCCAGCTCCTCCAGAGCTACAGAACCAGCATGTCCTACTAG